A genomic stretch from Oncorhynchus gorbuscha isolate QuinsamMale2020 ecotype Even-year linkage group LG20, OgorEven_v1.0, whole genome shotgun sequence includes:
- the LOC124007290 gene encoding arrestin domain-containing protein 3-like isoform X3, producing MPLATSFEGKHGSVRYWVRAELYRPWLLPVRVKKEFTVFEHIDINTPLLLAPQAGTKDKTLCCWFCASGPISLSAKIERKGYTPGESLQIFAEVENCSSRVVVPKAALCQTQTYFAKGKARQLQQQVAALRGDTLSQGKSQSWDGKLLHIPPVSPSILDCPLIRVEYSLMVYVDIPGGLNLSLSLPLVIGTIPLHAFTSRTSSISSYCCTVSWPERPEAPPSYSDLAVTEEQRRGCLERCEGSEVNQEGQGTLQAYITEFRFQPPPLYSEVDPNPEPSCGGQETRPLTLSLRTTLTCSEPTGNYTYR from the exons AT GCCCCTGGCCACATCGTTTGAAGGGAAGCATGGTAGTGTGAGGTACTGGGTGAGAGCAGAGCTCTACAGACCATGGCTGCTGCCTGTCAGAGTCAAGAAAGAGTTCACTGTCTTTGAACACATTGACATCAACACACCACTGCTACTG GCCCCTCAAGCTGGCACTAAGGACAAGACCCTGTGTTGCTGGTTCTGTGCCTCAGGACCCATCTCACTCAGCGCCAAGATAGAGAGGAAAGGATACACACCAG gTGAGTCCCTCCAGATCTTTGCGGAGGTGGAGAACTGTTCGTCCAGGGTGGTGGTGCCCAAGGCAGCGCTGTGCCAGACCCAGACCTACTTCGCTAAAGGCAAGGCTCGACAGCTCCAGCAGCAGGTGGCGGCCCTGCGTGGGGACACCCTGTCCCAGGGGAAGAGCCAGAGCTGGGATGGAAAACTGCTCCACATACCCCCGGTCTCCCCATCCATCCTGGACTGTCCACTCATTAGAGTGGAGTACTCACTGATG gtgTATGTGGACATCCCTGGGGGGTTGAACCTGTCTCTGTCGTTGCCGTTGGTGATAGGGACCATCCCTCTCCACGCATTCACCAGTCGAACCAGCAGCATCAGCAGCTACTGTTGTACCGTCAGCTGGCCAGAGAGACCTGAGG CTCCCCCCAGCTACAGTGACCTGGCGGTGACAGAGGAGCAGAGGCGAGGCTGTCTGGAGCGCtgtgaggggtcagaggtcaaccAAGAGGGCCAGGGAACGCTGCAAGCTTACATCACAGAGTTCAGATTCCAGCCCCCACCTCTCTACTCCGAG gTTGACCCTAACCCAGAGCCGAGCTGTGGAGGTCAGGAGACCCGACCCCTGACCCTCTCGCTGAGGACAACACTGACTTGCTCAGAGCcaacaggcaactac
- the LOC124007290 gene encoding arrestin domain-containing protein 3-like isoform X1 — translation MVLGKVKTLAVCFDYLNDNNVPVYSGGDSVSGRVIIEVAGEVRVKTLNITARGVAKVRWTESRNAGANTAYTQNYTEEVEYLNHSDTLIGEERDEDSPEEALTVLNTGLHEFAFSFLLPQMPLATSFEGKHGSVRYWVRAELYRPWLLPVRVKKEFTVFEHIDINTPLLLAPQAGTKDKTLCCWFCASGPISLSAKIERKGYTPGESLQIFAEVENCSSRVVVPKAALCQTQTYFAKGKARQLQQQVAALRGDTLSQGKSQSWDGKLLHIPPVSPSILDCPLIRVEYSLMVYVDIPGGLNLSLSLPLVIGTIPLHAFTSRTSSISSYCCTVSWPERPEAPPSYSDLAVTEEQRRGCLERCEGSEVNQEGQGTLQAYITEFRFQPPPLYSEVDPNPEPSCGGQETRPLTLSLRTTLTCSEPTGNYTYR, via the exons ATGGTGCTGGGCAAGGTGAAGACTTTAGCCGTCTGCTTCGACTATCTCAACGACAACAATGTTCCCGTTTACTCCGGTGGTGATTCGGTATCCGGGAGGGTGATCATCGAAGTCGCAGGCGAGGTTCGCGTCAAAACGCTGAACATAACCGCCAGAGGAGTAGCCAAGGTGCGGTGGACAGAGTCCCGCAACGCTGGGGCCAACACTGCCTACACTCAGAATTACACCGAGGAGGTGGAATACTTAAACCATAGCGACACGTTAATAGGAGAGGAGCGAG ATGAAGACAGTCCAGAGGAGGCCCTGACTGTCCTCAACACAGGATTACACGAGTTCGCGTTCAGCTTCCTGCTACCACAGAT GCCCCTGGCCACATCGTTTGAAGGGAAGCATGGTAGTGTGAGGTACTGGGTGAGAGCAGAGCTCTACAGACCATGGCTGCTGCCTGTCAGAGTCAAGAAAGAGTTCACTGTCTTTGAACACATTGACATCAACACACCACTGCTACTG GCCCCTCAAGCTGGCACTAAGGACAAGACCCTGTGTTGCTGGTTCTGTGCCTCAGGACCCATCTCACTCAGCGCCAAGATAGAGAGGAAAGGATACACACCAG gTGAGTCCCTCCAGATCTTTGCGGAGGTGGAGAACTGTTCGTCCAGGGTGGTGGTGCCCAAGGCAGCGCTGTGCCAGACCCAGACCTACTTCGCTAAAGGCAAGGCTCGACAGCTCCAGCAGCAGGTGGCGGCCCTGCGTGGGGACACCCTGTCCCAGGGGAAGAGCCAGAGCTGGGATGGAAAACTGCTCCACATACCCCCGGTCTCCCCATCCATCCTGGACTGTCCACTCATTAGAGTGGAGTACTCACTGATG gtgTATGTGGACATCCCTGGGGGGTTGAACCTGTCTCTGTCGTTGCCGTTGGTGATAGGGACCATCCCTCTCCACGCATTCACCAGTCGAACCAGCAGCATCAGCAGCTACTGTTGTACCGTCAGCTGGCCAGAGAGACCTGAGG CTCCCCCCAGCTACAGTGACCTGGCGGTGACAGAGGAGCAGAGGCGAGGCTGTCTGGAGCGCtgtgaggggtcagaggtcaaccAAGAGGGCCAGGGAACGCTGCAAGCTTACATCACAGAGTTCAGATTCCAGCCCCCACCTCTCTACTCCGAG gTTGACCCTAACCCAGAGCCGAGCTGTGGAGGTCAGGAGACCCGACCCCTGACCCTCTCGCTGAGGACAACACTGACTTGCTCAGAGCcaacaggcaactac
- the LOC124007290 gene encoding arrestin domain-containing protein 3-like isoform X2, with translation MFTLGPETPHNSIRDDCTSAKKDEDSPEEALTVLNTGLHEFAFSFLLPQMPLATSFEGKHGSVRYWVRAELYRPWLLPVRVKKEFTVFEHIDINTPLLLAPQAGTKDKTLCCWFCASGPISLSAKIERKGYTPGESLQIFAEVENCSSRVVVPKAALCQTQTYFAKGKARQLQQQVAALRGDTLSQGKSQSWDGKLLHIPPVSPSILDCPLIRVEYSLMVYVDIPGGLNLSLSLPLVIGTIPLHAFTSRTSSISSYCCTVSWPERPEAPPSYSDLAVTEEQRRGCLERCEGSEVNQEGQGTLQAYITEFRFQPPPLYSEVDPNPEPSCGGQETRPLTLSLRTTLTCSEPTGNYTYR, from the exons ATGTTCACCCTGGGGCCTGAAACTCCCCATAATTCAATTCGCGACgattgtacatccgctaagaaaG ATGAAGACAGTCCAGAGGAGGCCCTGACTGTCCTCAACACAGGATTACACGAGTTCGCGTTCAGCTTCCTGCTACCACAGAT GCCCCTGGCCACATCGTTTGAAGGGAAGCATGGTAGTGTGAGGTACTGGGTGAGAGCAGAGCTCTACAGACCATGGCTGCTGCCTGTCAGAGTCAAGAAAGAGTTCACTGTCTTTGAACACATTGACATCAACACACCACTGCTACTG GCCCCTCAAGCTGGCACTAAGGACAAGACCCTGTGTTGCTGGTTCTGTGCCTCAGGACCCATCTCACTCAGCGCCAAGATAGAGAGGAAAGGATACACACCAG gTGAGTCCCTCCAGATCTTTGCGGAGGTGGAGAACTGTTCGTCCAGGGTGGTGGTGCCCAAGGCAGCGCTGTGCCAGACCCAGACCTACTTCGCTAAAGGCAAGGCTCGACAGCTCCAGCAGCAGGTGGCGGCCCTGCGTGGGGACACCCTGTCCCAGGGGAAGAGCCAGAGCTGGGATGGAAAACTGCTCCACATACCCCCGGTCTCCCCATCCATCCTGGACTGTCCACTCATTAGAGTGGAGTACTCACTGATG gtgTATGTGGACATCCCTGGGGGGTTGAACCTGTCTCTGTCGTTGCCGTTGGTGATAGGGACCATCCCTCTCCACGCATTCACCAGTCGAACCAGCAGCATCAGCAGCTACTGTTGTACCGTCAGCTGGCCAGAGAGACCTGAGG CTCCCCCCAGCTACAGTGACCTGGCGGTGACAGAGGAGCAGAGGCGAGGCTGTCTGGAGCGCtgtgaggggtcagaggtcaaccAAGAGGGCCAGGGAACGCTGCAAGCTTACATCACAGAGTTCAGATTCCAGCCCCCACCTCTCTACTCCGAG gTTGACCCTAACCCAGAGCCGAGCTGTGGAGGTCAGGAGACCCGACCCCTGACCCTCTCGCTGAGGACAACACTGACTTGCTCAGAGCcaacaggcaactac